Part of the Desulfobacterales bacterium genome, TGCGTGGACTTGGCTTCATAAATTGCGTCGTGCCATGGTACGTCCTGGACGGGACCAATTGACGAGATATTGTCAAGAGTTGTGTATGAAGGATCAGGCGGCGATCCGTGATTCTTCAATGCCATTGACAAATTGTACTCCTCTGATTACTTCCGCCAGGCGTTGAGGATGGTAGAGACGAATCCATCTTTTCTGCGCACACTGGCAGAGTTTAAATGCCATCGTGATAACCGTCTGGGCTGAAAAGCAGCCTCGGACTTTATCAGTTCGTAATCGGACCGTAGCAAATGTCGACTCGATCGGGTTGGTGGTACGAATATGCCTCCAATGCTCGGCTGGGAAGTCGTAAAAGGTCAGTAACTGCTCACGATCCTTTTCCAGACATTCGGCCGCTTTGG contains:
- a CDS encoding transposase — protein: KAAECLEKDREQLLTFYDFPAEHWRHIRTTNPIESTFATVRLRTDKVRGCFSAQTVITMAFKLCQCAQKRWIRLYHPQRLAEVIRGVQFVNGIEESRIAA